The following are from one region of the Ignavibacteriota bacterium genome:
- a CDS encoding proline dehydrogenase, with translation MSIVHNLLVKTVKSMPENIVWIFSKKYIAGKTLQSAVNKVKELNAKGILATLDVLGESVNTQEEAIDARRKALEVFDSIVKHNLKANLSIKPTQMGLAIDKEFAYQQIKELVKRASDINNFVRIDMEDSSYTDLTIEVYKRIYEEFNNVGIVLQAYLKRTVNDTIVLNKIGTNYRLCKGIYIEPAAIAYKEKQAIRDNYLKSLELMLKNGNYVGIATHDKYLIDKAYELIKSLKIPKDMFEFQMLLGVREDLRDKINKDGFKIRIYVPFGNDWYKYSIRRLQENPNMAGHIVKEFFAFR, from the coding sequence GTGTCTATAGTTCATAATCTTCTTGTCAAAACAGTCAAATCGATGCCTGAAAACATTGTTTGGATATTTTCAAAAAAATATATCGCAGGCAAAACCCTTCAATCAGCAGTAAACAAAGTAAAAGAATTAAATGCTAAAGGTATCCTGGCAACACTTGATGTGCTTGGTGAATCAGTAAATACTCAGGAAGAAGCAATCGATGCCAGGCGAAAAGCTCTTGAAGTTTTTGATTCGATTGTCAAGCATAATTTAAAAGCGAATCTTTCTATTAAGCCAACACAAATGGGTTTGGCTATCGATAAAGAATTTGCATACCAGCAAATAAAAGAATTGGTTAAAAGAGCAAGTGATATAAATAATTTTGTTCGGATTGATATGGAAGATTCTTCATACACTGATTTGACCATCGAAGTGTATAAACGAATTTATGAAGAGTTCAATAATGTTGGGATTGTGCTTCAGGCTTATCTGAAAAGAACTGTGAATGATACTATTGTCCTGAATAAAATCGGGACGAACTATCGTCTCTGTAAAGGAATTTATATTGAACCCGCAGCAATCGCGTATAAAGAAAAACAAGCAATCAGAGATAATTATTTGAAAAGTCTTGAACTAATGTTGAAGAATGGAAATTATGTTGGTATTGCAACCCACGATAAATATCTTATTGATAAAGCGTATGAACTGATCAAGTCACTCAAAATTCCAAAAGATATGTTTGAGTTCCAGATGCTGCTCGGTGTGAGAGAGGATCTCAGAGATAAAATAAATAAAGATGGATTTAAGATAAGAATTTATGTTCCGTTTGGTAATGATTGGTATAAATATTCAATCAGAAGGCTTCAGGAAAACCCGAATATGGCAGGGCATATCGTAAAAGAATTTTTTGCATTCAGGTGA
- the rny gene encoding ribonuclease Y, translating into MAELYVLIPMLVVVIVVFFYLGWMMNSRIGKKSILTAEDQAKKILDDADKDAKNIKREKLLEVKDEWYKKKTEFDKEVQQKRQKLTALEKQIQLREENSEKKFDLVLQKERENKKYEQELAQQNKNIEKKLDDINRIELEQNAKLEKISGLSSEEAKKILMENLVNEAKTQSASIIKDITDKAKADGKREAQKIIVQSIQRTAADHSIESTVSVVQIQNDEMKGRIIGKEGRNIRAFESSTGVDVIVDDTPEAVILSSFDQFRREVARVSLERLISDGRIHPARIEEVVEKVKQELEEEMIRDGENVVLQLGLHNMHNELIKHIGKMKYRSSFGQNLMQHSIEVAYLTGIMASELGMETNLAKRAGLLHDIGKTVDKSVEGPHALIGYEFTKKYNENKIVINAVGSHHEDIEMEHPIAALVQAADAISGARPGARREPLESYVKRLENLESLAKSFEGVAKTYAIQAGREVRVVVEHEKVDDILADKLAKEIALKIESEMEYPGQIKVTVIREVRKIGYAK; encoded by the coding sequence ATGGCTGAATTGTATGTTCTAATACCGATGCTCGTGGTTGTTATAGTTGTGTTCTTTTACCTTGGATGGATGATGAATTCCAGGATTGGTAAGAAAAGTATCCTGACTGCAGAAGATCAGGCAAAAAAAATTCTTGATGATGCTGATAAAGATGCGAAAAATATTAAGAGAGAAAAACTGCTTGAAGTGAAAGATGAATGGTATAAAAAGAAAACTGAATTTGATAAAGAGGTTCAACAGAAACGCCAAAAGCTAACTGCACTGGAAAAACAAATCCAGTTAAGGGAAGAAAACAGTGAGAAGAAATTCGACCTTGTTTTACAAAAGGAACGCGAAAATAAAAAATATGAACAGGAACTCGCTCAACAGAACAAAAATATTGAAAAAAAGTTAGACGACATCAATCGTATCGAGCTTGAACAAAATGCAAAACTCGAGAAAATATCCGGTCTCTCATCGGAGGAAGCTAAAAAAATTCTGATGGAGAATCTTGTCAATGAAGCTAAGACTCAATCTGCATCAATAATAAAAGATATTACTGATAAAGCTAAAGCTGATGGTAAGAGAGAGGCTCAAAAGATTATTGTCCAATCAATTCAAAGAACCGCTGCCGACCATTCTATTGAAAGTACCGTATCCGTAGTCCAGATCCAAAATGATGAAATGAAAGGAAGAATTATTGGCAAGGAAGGAAGAAACATACGTGCGTTTGAATCAAGCACAGGAGTAGATGTAATTGTTGATGATACGCCAGAGGCAGTAATCCTATCTTCGTTTGATCAATTCAGAAGAGAAGTTGCAAGAGTATCGCTTGAAAGATTAATCTCTGATGGCAGAATACATCCGGCGAGGATTGAGGAAGTTGTTGAGAAAGTGAAACAGGAACTTGAAGAGGAGATGATCCGCGATGGCGAAAATGTAGTATTACAATTAGGGTTGCACAATATGCATAACGAACTTATAAAGCATATTGGTAAGATGAAATACCGTTCAAGTTTTGGGCAGAATTTAATGCAGCATAGTATTGAAGTAGCTTATCTAACCGGTATAATGGCTTCTGAACTTGGGATGGAAACAAATTTGGCTAAACGTGCTGGGTTGCTTCACGATATTGGAAAAACAGTTGATAAAAGTGTTGAGGGTCCTCACGCATTAATTGGTTATGAATTCACAAAAAAATATAATGAAAATAAAATCGTTATAAATGCAGTTGGGTCTCATCACGAAGATATTGAAATGGAACATCCGATTGCTGCTTTAGTTCAGGCTGCTGATGCAATTAGCGGTGCAAGACCTGGTGCAAGACGTGAACCGCTTGAAAGTTATGTTAAGCGGCTTGAAAACCTTGAATCGCTGGCAAAATCTTTTGAAGGTGTTGCAAAAACTTACGCAATTCAGGCTGGAAGAGAAGTAAGAGTCGTTGTTGAACATGAAAAAGTTGATGATATTCTGGCTGACAAACTTGCAAAGGAAATTGCCTTAAAAATTGAAAGTGAAATGGAATACCCCGGACAAATAAAAGTGACTGTTATACGTGAAGTCAGAAAAATTGGATACGCTAAGTAA
- a CDS encoding dephospho-CoA kinase: protein MKKQIKIKVAVTGNIGCGKSTFAKFLSDEGFPVLYADEISKRILADDKQVRAEIIKVIGPSAFNGDKPDKKYIAASIFSDTIELKKINSILHPKVRTEIEKLSQKYFQKTDIVFVEAALIFESKIEKMYDYVVLITSDINLRMQRTMLSKKLSKAEFLQREANQLDEDKKKKKSDFVFSNNTSTKDLQDKALLLIKLLKSIVNQ from the coding sequence ATGAAGAAACAAATAAAAATTAAAGTTGCTGTTACAGGGAACATTGGTTGTGGTAAATCAACTTTCGCAAAATTTCTTTCCGATGAAGGTTTCCCGGTACTTTATGCTGATGAAATTTCAAAGCGGATTTTAGCCGATGACAAGCAAGTCAGAGCAGAAATAATTAAAGTAATTGGACCATCAGCATTTAACGGTGATAAACCAGATAAAAAATATATAGCTGCTTCAATTTTTTCCGATACCATTGAGCTGAAGAAAATAAATTCCATATTACATCCGAAAGTAAGAACAGAAATTGAAAAACTTTCTCAAAAATATTTTCAGAAAACCGACATAGTATTTGTTGAAGCAGCGCTGATATTCGAATCAAAAATTGAAAAAATGTACGACTATGTAGTATTGATCACTTCCGATATAAACTTGAGAATGCAACGTACCATGCTATCAAAAAAACTTTCCAAAGCGGAATTTTTGCAACGTGAAGCAAACCAACTTGATGAAGATAAAAAAAAGAAAAAATCAGATTTTGTTTTCTCAAACAACACTTCGACTAAAGATTTACAGGATAAAGCTTTGCTTCTCATAAAGCTGTTAAAGTCTATCGTAAATCAATAA
- a CDS encoding cell division protein ZapA, giving the protein MMEKKKLKIKIFDKEYSLLVENEEIAKELAIYVNKVMEETKDELPDQPAQTIAIIACLNIAYDLFLEKNKNREFLIQASDKVKRIKVLLSDQHSIDPS; this is encoded by the coding sequence AAAATATTTGACAAAGAATATTCTCTGCTTGTTGAAAATGAAGAAATAGCAAAAGAGTTGGCTATTTATGTAAATAAGGTTATGGAAGAAACAAAAGACGAATTGCCTGATCAACCAGCTCAAACTATTGCTATTATTGCCTGTTTGAATATTGCGTATGATTTATTTTTAGAAAAAAACAAGAACCGGGAATTTTTAATTCAAGCTTCGGATAAAGTTAAAAGAATAAAAGTTCTTCTGTCAGATCAACATTCGATTGACCCATCCTAA